One Sparus aurata unplaced genomic scaffold, fSpaAur1.1, whole genome shotgun sequence genomic window carries:
- the LOC115578249 gene encoding gastrula zinc finger protein XlCGF57.1-like, whose amino-acid sequence MFVTEFVWRQSSCDCVKMSKVQMLSLLVKQRLTAAAEEIFGLFEGRIAEYEEELCRSQEENERQRKLLDAVLQPQVQLHRTDVRRSVFKDEVPPEQQECSSSLDQEEPEPPHIKEEQEELWTNQEEADLTKVTFTPVLVRSDDDDEEKPLSSQLHQRQSEQMETEAGGEDCGGPDSDQHLHPETEDETEVSSEPETEVSDVDWEETREPWSDLNSQINNEVTVSVECSSDKEDCGNRGGQKSKLMIHTRSHVRQKPFSCSECGKRFTRKRNLTQHMFLHSGERPFSCSECGKRFITKANLTYHMAIHSGERPFSCSECGKRFMIKGSLMHHMAIHSKEKPFSCSECGKTFRTKRSLTYHMAIHSGERPLSCSECGKRFITKANLTYHMAIHSGERPFSCSECGKRFIIKGSLTLHMAMHSGERPFSCSECGKRFNAKRNLTRHMIVHSGERPFSCSECGKTFTTKRSLTYHMVVHSGERPFSCSECGKRFITKGNLTYHMAIHSGERPFSCSECGKRFMIKGSLMHHMAIHSKERPFSCSECGKTFRTKRSLTYHMAIHSGEKPFSCSECGKRFIQRRNLKQHMAVHSGEKPFSCSECGKRFTQ is encoded by the exons ATGTTTGTGACGGAGTTCGTGTGGAGACAAAGTtcgtgtgactgtgtgaaaatgtctaaagtccaaaTGCTGAGCTTGTTGGTGAAGCAGCGGctgactgcggctgctgaagaGATATTTGGGCTGTTTGAAGGAAggatagcagagtacgaggaggaactgtgtcgttCACAAGAGGAGAACGAGCGACAACGGAAACTACTGGACGCTGTTCTCCAGCCTCAGGTCCAGTTACACAGAACAG ATGTCCGGCGGTCGGTGTTCAAAGATGAGGTTCCCCCTGAGCAACAGGAGTgcagctccagtctggaccaggaggaaccagaacccccacacattaaagaggaacaggaggagctcTGGACCAATCAGGAGGAGGCTGACCTCACCAAGGTCACCTTCACTCCTGTCCTTGTAaggagtgatgatgatgatgaagagaaacctctgtcctcacagcttcatcaaagacaatctgaacagatggagacagaagctggtggagaggactgtggaggaccAGATTCAGATCAACATTTACATCCTGAGACTGAAGACGAGACTGAAGTCTCTTctgaacctgagactgaagtcagtgatgttGACTGGGAGGAGACCAGAGAGCCTTGGTCAGATTTAAACTCTCAGATAAACAATGAAGTCACAGTCAGTGTAGAATGTAGTTCTGACAAGGAAGACTGTGGTAACAGAGGTGGTCAAAAGTCAAAGCTGATGATTCACACGAGGAGCCACGTTAGACAGAAACCGTTTTCTTGTTCTGAATGTGGAAAAAGATTCACACGAAAGAGAAATCTCACACAACACATGTTCTTACACTCAGGGGAGAGACCAtttagctgctctgaatgtggtaaaagatttatAACAAAGGCAAATCTGACGTACCATATGGCCATACACTCAGGGGAGAGACCGtttagctgctctgaatgtggtaaaagatttatGATAAAGGGAAGTCTGATGCACCACATGGCCATACACTCAAAGGAGAAACCGtttagctgctctgaatgtggtaaaacATTTAGAACAAAGAGAAGTCTGACGTACCATATGGCCATACACTCAGGGGAGAGACCGTtaagctgctctgaatgtggtaaaagatttatAACAAAGGCAAATCTGACGTACCATATGGCCATACACTCAGGGGAGAGACCGtttagctgctctgaatgtggtaaaagatttatAATAAAGGGAAGTCTGACACTCCACATGGCCATGCACTCAGGAGAGAGACCAtttagctgctctgaatgtggtaaaagattcaatGCAAAGCGAAATCTGACACGACACATGATCGTACACTCAGGGGAGAGACCGtttagctgctctgaatgtggtaaaacatttacaacaaaGAGAAGTCTGACGTACCATATGGTCGTACACTCAGGGGAGAGACCGtttagctgctctgaatgtggtaaaagatttatAACAAAGGGAAATCTGACGTACCATATGGCCATACACTCAGGGGAGAGACCGtttagctgctctgaatgtggtaaaagatttatGATAAAGGGAAGTCTGATGCACCACATGGCCATACACTCAAAGGAGAGACCGtttagctgctctgaatgtggtaaaacATTTAGAACAAAGAGAAGTCTGACGTACCATATGGCCATACACTCAGGGGAGAAACCAtttagctgctctgaatgtggtaaaagatttatACAAAGGAGAAATCTGAAACAACACATGGCTGTACACTCAGGGGAGAAACCAtttagctgctctgaatgtggtaaaagatttacaCAAA
- the LOC115578271 gene encoding zinc finger protein 135-like isoform X3 yields the protein MESRQSSCESVKMSKVQTLRVFMKQRLTAAAEEIFELFERTIAEYEEELCRQRKLLDAVLQPQVQLHRTDVQQQLNKEEDPPEQQERSSSLDQEDPPELPHIKEEQEELWTHQEGEQLPGLEEADIKFTLTPVPLRSEEDEEEPQSSQLHQRQTEQMETETDGEDCGGPEPARNLNTDVQRSVSKDEVPPEQQECCSSLDQEEPEPPHITEEQEELWTNQEEANLTKVTFTPVPVKSDDVGEEAHVKEKPFPCSECGRRFKVKYSLTQHMAIHSGERPFSCSECGKRFKLKQNLTGHMVIHSGERPFRCSECGKRFTQKGSLTQHMAVHSGERPFSCSVCGKRFKLKQNLTGHMAVHSGEKPFSCSECGTRFKLKGHLKRHMTCHSGETV from the exons atggagagcagACAAAGTTCGTGTGAgtcagtgaaaatgtctaaagtccaaacgctgagagtttttatgaagcagcgactaactgcggctgctgaagagatatttgagctgtttgaaagaacgatagcagagtacgaggaggaactgtgtcgacAACGGAAACTACTGGACGCTGTTCTCCAGCCTCAGGTCCAGTTACACAGAACAG ACGTCCAGCAGCAGTTGAATAAAGAAGAGGAtcctcctgagcagcaggagaggagctccagtctggaccaggaggacccaccagagctgccacacattaaagaggaacaggaggaactctggacccatcaggagggagagcagcttccagggctggaggaggctgaTATCAAGTTCACACTCACTCCTGTCCCTTTGAGGagtgaagaagatgaagaggaacctcagtcctcacagcttcatcagagacaaactgaacagatggagacagaaactgatggagaggactgtggaggaccagaaccagccaggaacTTAAATACAG ACGTCCAGCGGTCAGTGAGCAAAGATGAGGTTCCccctgagcagcaggagtgctgctccagtctggaccaggaggAACCAGAACCCCCACACATTacagaggaacaggaggagctcTGGACCAATCAGGAGGAGGCTAACCTCACCAAGGTCACCTTCACTCCTGTCCCTGTAAAGAGTGATGATGTTGGTGAAGAGGCCCACGTTAAAGAGAAACCGTTTCCTTGTTCTGAATGTGGCAGAAGATTCAAAGTAAAGTACAGTCTTACACAACACATGGCCATACACTCAGGGGAGAGACCAtttagctgctctgaatgtggtaaaagattcaaacTAAAGCAAAATCTGACAGGACACATGGTCATACACTCAGGGGAGAGACCGTTtcgctgctctgaatgtggtaaaagatttacaCAAAAGGGAAGTCTGACTCAACACATGGCTGTACACTCGGGGGAGAGACCGTTTAGCTGCTCTgtatgtggtaaaagattcaaacTCAAGCAAAATCTGACAGGACACATGGCTGTACACTCAGGGGAGAAACCGtttagctgctctgaatgtggtacAAGATTCAAACTAAAGGGACATCTGAAACGACACATGACTTGTCACTCTGGAGAAACTGtttag